In a single window of the Rhizobium tropici CIAT 899 genome:
- a CDS encoding ShlB/FhaC/HecB family hemolysin secretion/activation protein — translation MAPACLAFAQTASQVTPQSFEPQLQKQNSGIVIPEASGPVAPKGAEKLTVRLKAVKVEGGFPDFAEDEVRVTKSLTGGPVTAAALFEAVGQLERAYGAKGYGLVRVVLPAQRLVDGATLRIVVIDGFVESIDTSHLPDNIRERIAEMLSPLVGEKGMSNDEIERRLLLAGDLPGTVLRSTLSRGTKPGGSVLTIEARYKPVTGFISGDNNSTDALGKYNTGVGLDFNSVFGFGELFYLRASGAPRFGVDEGYFTGAPRNRSLAGGVTLPIGIDGLTLNLEATASRTTPEASASGLQFMSDFTRYSARLAYPLIRSREFTLNLNGGFDAQDEELQLLNGGGAALSKDQLRILRAGADLSWYVSGDALVSAGLTGSFGINGLGARSAADANGSGTPLSRQGADADFQKVEVNLGYRQPIVEHLVFDLRAKAQTSFGQPLLNSEQIGLVSSSGLSSFPTGSMQGDSGFVLRAEAQFPFVTSFTLPFGWPEFPAQQGTSLPDGKTTTGGVVVSPYLFGAYGGVKLYQPTALESGFSRGAAYGLGLRLAAAEQASFNSTNVNLEYGRVEHFGDGSNDNRFTVSAAFQF, via the coding sequence ATGGCGCCGGCATGCCTTGCCTTTGCGCAGACCGCCTCGCAGGTGACGCCGCAGAGCTTCGAGCCGCAGTTGCAGAAGCAGAACAGCGGCATCGTCATTCCCGAAGCGTCCGGCCCGGTCGCGCCCAAGGGGGCGGAGAAGCTCACCGTCCGCCTGAAGGCCGTCAAGGTGGAAGGTGGGTTTCCTGACTTTGCCGAGGACGAGGTGCGCGTGACGAAGAGCCTGACCGGCGGTCCCGTGACGGCGGCCGCCCTCTTCGAGGCGGTGGGTCAGCTCGAGCGGGCCTATGGCGCCAAGGGATACGGCCTGGTGCGTGTGGTGCTGCCGGCGCAGCGCCTGGTCGATGGCGCGACCTTGCGCATCGTTGTCATAGACGGCTTCGTCGAAAGCATCGACACCTCGCATCTTCCCGACAATATCCGCGAACGCATTGCCGAGATGCTCTCGCCGCTGGTGGGCGAGAAGGGGATGTCCAACGATGAGATCGAGCGTCGGCTGCTTTTGGCGGGCGATCTGCCGGGCACGGTGCTGCGTTCGACGCTGTCGCGCGGCACGAAGCCCGGCGGCAGCGTCCTGACGATCGAGGCGCGCTACAAGCCGGTCACGGGCTTCATCTCGGGCGACAACAATTCCACCGACGCGCTCGGCAAATACAACACCGGCGTAGGTCTGGACTTCAATTCCGTATTCGGCTTCGGTGAACTCTTCTATCTGAGAGCCTCGGGCGCGCCGCGTTTCGGCGTTGACGAAGGCTATTTCACCGGCGCGCCGCGCAACCGGTCCTTGGCCGGCGGTGTAACCCTGCCGATCGGCATCGACGGGCTGACGCTGAACCTTGAAGCCACCGCCTCGCGCACGACGCCGGAGGCGAGCGCATCCGGGCTGCAGTTCATGTCGGACTTCACCCGCTATTCGGCACGGCTTGCCTATCCGCTGATCCGCTCGCGCGAGTTCACGCTCAACCTCAATGGCGGCTTTGATGCGCAGGACGAAGAACTACAGCTTCTTAATGGCGGCGGTGCCGCACTGTCGAAGGATCAGCTGCGCATCCTGCGCGCGGGCGCGGATCTTTCCTGGTATGTGTCCGGCGACGCGCTCGTCAGCGCCGGCCTGACTGGGTCTTTCGGCATCAATGGGCTTGGGGCACGCAGCGCGGCCGATGCCAATGGCAGCGGCACACCCTTGTCACGCCAAGGCGCGGATGCCGATTTCCAGAAGGTCGAGGTCAATCTCGGCTATCGCCAGCCGATCGTAGAGCATCTGGTTTTCGATCTCCGCGCGAAGGCGCAGACCTCCTTCGGCCAGCCGCTGCTCAATTCCGAGCAGATCGGCCTCGTCTCCTCATCGGGCCTGTCGAGCTTCCCGACCGGCTCGATGCAGGGCGATTCCGGCTTCGTGCTGCGCGCCGAGGCGCAGTTCCCCTTCGTTACCAGCTTCACCTTGCCGTTCGGCTGGCCGGAATTCCCGGCGCAACAGGGAACCAGTCTGCCGGATGGAAAGACCACGACCGGCGGCGTGGTGGTTTCGCCTTACCTGTTCGGCGCCTATGGCGGCGTCAAGCTCTACCAGCCGACGGCGCTGGAAAGTGGCTTCTCGCGCGGCGCGGCCTATGGCCTCGGCCTGCGGCTGGCAGCGGCCGAGCAGGCAAGCTTCAACAGCACCAACGTCAATCTTGAATATGGCCGTGTCGAGCACTTCGGCGATGGCTCCAACGACAACCGCTTCACCGTCTCGGCGGCGTTTCAGTTTTAG
- a CDS encoding TetR/AcrR family transcriptional regulator, with the protein MSAYEVLVSNITQSFLDHGYEAMTMSKLAKYCNITRRGLYHHFSSKEEAFQAMVRQNNQRTRLGSLSEGTRLLSAGADVLDIVTAVLDVRYGDTRRKLVLSPFALEVNDYAFRLCRPEMVEAATVFQANFAALLQQIIANGQLTLRPTISIETLVQLLCDGARGTNQSFFAPSSEEITARYRQMSQAILFGCAEPAGL; encoded by the coding sequence ATGTCGGCCTACGAAGTCCTGGTTTCCAATATTACCCAAAGTTTTCTCGATCATGGCTATGAAGCCATGACAATGAGCAAACTGGCAAAATATTGCAATATTACGCGCCGAGGCCTCTATCATCACTTCAGCAGCAAGGAAGAAGCCTTCCAGGCAATGGTTCGCCAAAACAATCAACGCACCCGACTGGGCAGTCTTAGCGAAGGCACCAGGCTGCTTTCGGCGGGCGCCGATGTCCTTGATATCGTCACGGCGGTGCTCGATGTTCGATATGGTGATACGAGAAGGAAATTGGTGCTTTCACCCTTCGCGCTTGAAGTCAACGACTACGCATTTCGCCTCTGCCGTCCGGAGATGGTCGAAGCGGCAACAGTTTTCCAGGCCAATTTCGCTGCATTACTCCAACAAATAATCGCCAATGGCCAATTGACGCTTCGACCCACAATATCGATCGAAACCTTGGTGCAGCTGCTTTGCGACGGTGCTCGTGGAACCAATCAAAGTTTTTTCGCACCTTCGTCAGAGGAAATCACGGCACGCTACCGGCAGATGAGCCAAGCAATCCTGTTCGGTTGTGCCGAGCCGGCCGGGCTGTAA
- a CDS encoding DUF2026 family protein, whose translation MLITQSDYNRIYRVINSLLVNENANPATASMYFSTFGAFILEQHFKIKAKAKSGLAAYNLDGKYILFADQRDDGYVSGAGENFHCWVVADDWAIDFMTPTFSQSTSGLVIPPKMFQRPLSSMRPSINDLSQSGDFFYRSEPDATSRRFADWQKNPMIGDLASLAANWFRKSPRKMQASITVRHQDGKSSAVPLIGNSLVGAW comes from the coding sequence ATGTTGATCACCCAAAGCGACTACAATCGGATTTACCGGGTCATCAACAGCCTGCTTGTCAACGAAAACGCCAATCCCGCTACGGCTTCGATGTATTTCAGCACCTTCGGAGCCTTCATCCTCGAACAGCACTTCAAGATCAAGGCAAAGGCAAAAAGCGGGCTGGCGGCGTACAACCTCGACGGAAAGTACATCCTGTTCGCAGACCAGCGCGACGACGGTTATGTCTCGGGCGCTGGTGAGAATTTCCATTGCTGGGTGGTGGCTGACGATTGGGCGATCGATTTCATGACCCCTACGTTCTCACAAAGCACCTCGGGTTTGGTGATACCGCCAAAGATGTTTCAGCGGCCACTCTCGTCGATGCGCCCGTCCATCAATGATTTGAGCCAGTCCGGCGATTTCTTCTATCGTTCCGAACCTGATGCAACGAGCCGACGTTTCGCGGACTGGCAAAAGAATCCGATGATTGGAGACCTGGCCAGCCTCGCCGCGAACTGGTTTCGGAAATCTCCGAGGAAGATGCAGGCATCGATCACGGTGCGGCATCAGGATGGCAAATCCAGCGCCGTACCGCTCATCGGCAACTCCCTCGTTGGTGCCTGGTAG
- a CDS encoding MFS transporter: protein MPSPRPINPPYTLGVLTIASTLSYLDRQILGLLAEPLRQDLHLTDLQIGLLQGFTFAIVLATAGLPLGRLVDTGNRVWIAAVGIALWSIMTAACGFADSFGALLLCRTGVALGEAALTPAAYSLISDLFATRRRGLAISIYSTGAFIGAGLSLVLAATVLHELSSAGNIFVLLGMQHIWQMVFVFIGLPGIAVALWAASLKEPRKHSGTVPGPVPGIVEIRAYFSNNRVELASLYFCLAFAATQAYSYSAWIPTVLIRTFHMPPVAIGFSLGPLFIASSVSGLILGAVLGDSLVRRGIAAARRILMCGAALVASLFTAVVPFASTLNAALALISTATFFSTIIVANGPPALQDITPSRMRGISSAVGVLIVTLVGMGVGPTVVGFVSQNIIGDPNKIGVALSIVSTAALVVSSALALVAIFHYKLEPDNTAARAI, encoded by the coding sequence ATGCCCTCACCCAGACCGATTAACCCGCCCTATACCTTGGGCGTTCTGACCATCGCCTCCACCTTGTCTTATCTCGACCGGCAAATACTTGGTCTCCTGGCGGAGCCGCTGAGACAGGACCTTCATTTGACGGATCTGCAGATCGGCCTGTTGCAGGGTTTCACCTTCGCCATTGTTCTGGCAACCGCCGGATTGCCGCTGGGCCGCTTAGTTGATACCGGAAACCGTGTGTGGATCGCCGCCGTGGGAATCGCGCTCTGGAGCATCATGACAGCCGCTTGCGGCTTCGCAGACAGTTTCGGAGCTCTTTTGCTGTGCCGGACAGGTGTCGCATTGGGAGAAGCGGCCCTCACACCCGCCGCCTATTCCCTGATCAGCGATTTGTTCGCCACCCGGCGACGCGGACTTGCAATAAGCATTTACAGCACAGGCGCATTCATCGGAGCTGGTCTATCGCTTGTTTTGGCAGCGACGGTTCTTCATGAATTGTCGAGCGCAGGGAACATCTTCGTTCTGCTGGGCATGCAGCACATATGGCAGATGGTATTCGTCTTCATCGGACTGCCTGGCATCGCTGTCGCCCTTTGGGCTGCAAGCCTCAAGGAACCCCGTAAGCATTCCGGAACTGTTCCAGGCCCTGTACCTGGCATAGTCGAGATCCGTGCCTATTTTTCGAATAACCGGGTAGAACTCGCGAGCCTTTATTTCTGCCTGGCCTTCGCGGCGACCCAAGCCTATAGCTACAGCGCATGGATCCCCACCGTGTTGATCCGCACCTTTCATATGCCGCCAGTCGCCATCGGCTTTAGCCTCGGACCACTCTTTATTGCCTCCAGTGTATCGGGGCTGATCCTTGGTGCAGTACTCGGCGATAGCCTGGTTCGACGTGGTATTGCAGCCGCTCGCCGCATCCTCATGTGCGGCGCTGCGCTGGTTGCATCGCTATTCACCGCGGTAGTACCTTTTGCTTCGACGCTCAACGCCGCGCTTGCCTTGATATCTACCGCAACATTTTTTTCCACCATCATTGTTGCGAACGGTCCTCCAGCGCTTCAGGACATCACGCCGTCCCGCATGCGTGGCATCTCAAGCGCAGTCGGCGTTCTGATCGTGACACTCGTCGGCATGGGTGTCGGTCCCACAGTGGTCGGGTTTGTAAGCCAGAACATCATCGGCGATCCAAACAAGATTGGCGTCGCACTCAGCATCGTATCGACTGCCGCTCTCGTCGTCTCGTCGGCTTTGGCGTTGGTGGCCATCTTCCACTACAAACTCGAACCGGACAACACAGCGGCGCGCGCGATATGA